The nucleotide sequence TCGGCCATGATCCGGCTGGCGCGCAGCTCGTCGCGGCGCACGACGACCGTGACGGACCGGGCGAACTTCGTGAGGAAGGTCGCCTCCTCCATCGCGGAGTCGCCACCGCCGACGACGACGATGTCCTGGTCGCGGAAGAAGAACCCGTCGCACGTGGCGCACCACGAGACGCCGTGGCCGGAGAGGCGCTTCTCGTCGGGCAGCCCGAGCTCGCGGTAGGCCGAGCCCATCGCGAGGATGACGGCCTTCGCGCGGTACTCGTTGCCCATGCCGTCGCGGACGAGCTTGACGTCACCGTCGAGCTCGACCTGCTCGACGTCGTCGGTGATGATCTCGGCCCCGAAGCGCTCGGCCTGCGCCCGCATGTTCTCCATGAGGTCCGGGCCCATGATGCCGTCACGGAAGCCGGGGAAGTTCTCGACCTCGGTCGTGTTCATCAGGGCGCCGCCGGCCGTGACCGAGCCCTCGATGACCAGGGGCTGGAGGTTGGCGCGCGCGGCGTACACGGCGGCGGTCCAGCCGGCCGGGCCGGAGCCGATGATGATGACGTTGCGGACGTCGGAGGTCACGGGACACATCCCCTTGTGGTGCTGGCGGGTGGACACCGCAACATGCGGTGCAGTTCGTTGAACCGATCCTAGGGCCGCGCTGTTCCCCGGACGGCCACGCCCCGCCGCTCGGGCAGCGGGTCCGGGTCGTCAGTCGACGAGGACGGGCCCGGAGACCACGTGGGCGTCGGTGCGGGTGCAGTCGCGGCCGACCGCCCAGGCGGTGCGGCGGCCGGACTCGGCGGTCGCGACGAGCACGGCCGCCGGGCGGCCGTCGACGGTGGCGATGTCGACGACGACGGTGTCGGCGTCGGGGACGTCGAGCCCCTCGGCGCAGGCCCGGGCCCCGGCGGCGGTGGAGAGCCCGCCGAGCCCGCCGGCGAGGCTGCCCCCCTCGGGGGCGACGTCGGCCCTGCCGGACGGGGACGCGGTGGCGTCGCCCGAGGCGTCGCGCCCGGTGCGGTCCCAGGGCAGGCCGCGCAGGACCTGCGCCGAGAGCCCGGCGGTCGAGTACCCGCGGCCGCTCTCGAGGACGACGACGCCGAGCGCGTCGTCCTCGGCGAGGAGGGTGAGCGCGGTCTCGGGGGCGGCCTGCGGGTCGGCGGCGTCGCTCGCGGCGCCGCTGTCGGAGGAGCCGCCGGCGAGACCGAGGCTGGCGGTGACCCCACCCGGGGCGATCGACTGCAGCACGACCCCGCCGAGCCCGAGCACGGCGACCGCCGAGGCCGCGACGGCCACGAGGTGCCAGCGCGAGCGCCGGCGCAGGGGCACCACGACGTCGTCGGGGGCGCCGGGACGGCGCACCGCCGGGGTGTCGTCGCGGGTGGACCCGTCGGTGAGCAGGGCGCGGGCCTCGGCGGCGAGGGCGGCCTCGATGCGGGCCACGAGGTCGCCGGGCATCGGCTCGGGGTCGGGGAGGGAGCCGAGGAGGGCCCGCATCCCCGTCGGGTCGTGCTCGACGGGGGCGGTCTCGTCGTGGGGGTGGGTCACGAGCTCCTCCGGTCGGCGGCGCGCTGGACGCAGCGGGTGGGACGTCTGGGGGTGGGCGCGCAGGGTGCGAGCCAGGGGTGTGACGTCACGTGGCCCCCTGCGGTTCCGTCGCGTCGGAGCTTCCCTCGGCGGGGCGCAGCATCGCGGCCAGGGCCTCGCGGCCGCGGAAGCAGCGGGACTTGACCGTGCCCTCGGCGACCCCGAGCACGACGGCGGCCTCGGCGACGGGCATCCCGTGCATGTCGACGAGGACGAGCGCCGTGCGCTGGCCCTCGGGCAGGCGGGCGAGGGCCTCGCGCACGACGAGGGCGGTCTCGGTGGAGGCGTGGCGGTCGTGGCGGTCGGGCAGGTCGAGCTCGCCGAGGTCGCCGGCCCGACGGACCGCCACCTTCTCGCGCCGCAGCCGGTCCAGGCAGGCGTTGACGACGATCCGGTGCAGCCACGTGGTGACGGCGGCGTCCCCGCGGTAGGCGTCGGCCCGGCGGAAGGCCGAGATGAACGCCTCCTGCACCGCGTCGGCCGCCAGCTCGCGCTGGCCCGTCGTGCGCATCGCGACGGCGAACATCCGGTCGCGATGGCGGCGGAAGAGCTCACCGAACGCGACCCCGCCGTCCCCCGCGACGTGCCGCGCCAGGAGGGTGGCGTCGTCGAGGTCGGCCAGGTCCGGCGCGGTCACGTCGGGACCCGTCACCCGGTGACGACGACCTCGTCGAGCCAGGCCCGACGCTTGCCGTCGGCGTCCACGTGGAGGCCGGTGTACCAGACGATGATGTACTGCCCGCTCACCTTCTCGGGGACGGGGAACTCGAGGGTCCCCTTGGCGTCCGTCTTCTCGCCGATCTTCGTCGCCCCGTCGAGCGAGGCGTCCGGGCCGACCCACACCTCGAGGTCGACGTTCTGCGGGATGTCGAGCTCGACGTTCTGCGGCTTCTTGTTCGGCCCGAGGTCGACGACCAGGCCGAGGCCCTTCTTGAGGCCGCCGAAGTCGTCGGTGCGGTAGTTCTCGGAGTTCCAGCCGGTGGACCGGTCGCCGTCGTAGGTCTTCGGGGTCAGGCTGTCGTTCTCGGAGCCGTCGCCCGCGGGGTCGAGCGCCTGCACCTTGAGGATGGCGAGCGGCTCGGGGCGGCCGGTGTCGTCGTCGGTGTCCTCGCCCACGGTCGAGCTCGCCGACGGGCTGCGCGAGGCCGAGGCGCTCGGGCCGGACGTCGAGGACCCGTCGAGGCCCAGGTCGGTGTTGGACCCGATCTGCCGCACCCCGTTGATGCCGATGACGACCGCCACGACGAGGAAGGTGATGATGATGCCGATCGCCAGCTTGGACTGGTCGCGGGTCAGGGGCTCGGCGGGGACGAGCGGGGAGAGCACGTCCTCGTCGTCGTCGGCGTCGGGGTCGCGCCGGGTGTCGGGCGAGAGCTCGGTGACCTTGTCGACGGCTCGGCGGGCGAACGAGGACACGCTCGTGCCGACGGAGGTCATCGCGGCGGTGACCGCGGCGCCGGAGGACGCCCGCCCGGTCTCGTCGGCGTCGTCGGTGTCCACGCGCCCGTCCGCGCTCGCGGCGGTGGGCGCCGCCCCGGCGGCCGGGGCCTCGTCGGAGACCCACGCCGGGGGGACGGGGCGCTCGATGACGCGGGTGGCGTCGCTGTCGTCGTCGACGTCCGCGTCCACGGCGTCGTCGGTGGTCTCGGGGTCGTCGGCCTCGTCGACGCTGCTGGAGACGGCCGGCTGCTCGGCGGTCGGTGCCTCGTCGTCCGATGCCTCGTCGTCCCGAGCCCCGTCGTGGTGCGCCCCCGCGGCGGCGGCCACGGCTCCCGCCCCGGCGGCGGCGGGCAGGACCGGCAGCGTCGCGGTGGCGTCGTCGTCGCGGTGCGCGTCGTCGGAGGCGGGCTGCGGCGACGCCTCGACCTCGGACGTGCCCCCGGCCTCGGCATCCGCCTCGTCGGCCTCGTCCACCTCGGGCTCGGGCGTGAACAGGGGCTGGACCGGCCGTCCGACGACCTGGCGCGAGGGCCACGGGGCGACCTGGCTCGCGTAGTCGCCGGGCGAGGTCGGGCCCTGGTCGTCGGTGAGGGTGAGCCGGCAGATGGCGTCGAGGTCGCGCGGCACGCCGGCGGCGATCTCGGAGGGCGAGGCGACGCCTCCGGGGACGCGGGGCGCGGCACCGAGGCCGGCGGCGCCCGCCCCGAGGGGCCAGAGGCCGGTGAGCCCGGCGTAGGCGAGGGCCACGACACCGACGGCGTCGCGGCGGGC is from Arthrobacter sp. NEB 688 and encodes:
- a CDS encoding protein kinase family protein, which gives rise to MKGVGPGTVLGGRYTAHRRVAQDRGTERWIADDTTLGRRVSVLVVAADDHRTAAFLDAARRAGSVTHPVLLRVLDVGRDDDVAWLVEEEIPDARTLADLVAAGGVPGDEVRRITGEVAAALESARGRGMHHLDLTPDDVLRTADGEVRLRGLEVAAVRAGEDGLEPEEAARRDAVGVVALAYAGLTGLWPLGAGAAGLGAAPRVPGGVASPSEIAAGVPRDLDAICRLTLTDDQGPTSPGDYASQVAPWPSRQVVGRPVQPLFTPEPEVDEADEADAEAGGTSEVEASPQPASDDAHRDDDATATLPVLPAAAGAGAVAAAAGAHHDGARDDEASDDEAPTAEQPAVSSSVDEADDPETTDDAVDADVDDDSDATRVIERPVPPAWVSDEAPAAGAAPTAASADGRVDTDDADETGRASSGAAVTAAMTSVGTSVSSFARRAVDKVTELSPDTRRDPDADDDEDVLSPLVPAEPLTRDQSKLAIGIIITFLVVAVVIGINGVRQIGSNTDLGLDGSSTSGPSASASRSPSASSTVGEDTDDDTGRPEPLAILKVQALDPAGDGSENDSLTPKTYDGDRSTGWNSENYRTDDFGGLKKGLGLVVDLGPNKKPQNVELDIPQNVDLEVWVGPDASLDGATKIGEKTDAKGTLEFPVPEKVSGQYIIVWYTGLHVDADGKRRAWLDEVVVTG
- the trxB gene encoding thioredoxin-disulfide reductase, which produces MCPVTSDVRNVIIIGSGPAGWTAAVYAARANLQPLVIEGSVTAGGALMNTTEVENFPGFRDGIMGPDLMENMRAQAERFGAEIITDDVEQVELDGDVKLVRDGMGNEYRAKAVILAMGSAYRELGLPDEKRLSGHGVSWCATCDGFFFRDQDIVVVGGGDSAMEEATFLTKFARSVTVVVRRDELRASRIMAERATANEKIHFAWNSAVDAIHGESKVSGVTLRDTVTGETRELAATGLFVAIGHDPRNELVKGLVDLDAEGYVLTEGRTSKTNVPGVFACGDLVDHTYRQAITAAGSGCAAALDAERFLAH
- the sigM gene encoding RNA polymerase sigma factor SigM; this encodes MTAPDLADLDDATLLARHVAGDGGVAFGELFRRHRDRMFAVAMRTTGQRELAADAVQEAFISAFRRADAYRGDAAVTTWLHRIVVNACLDRLRREKVAVRRAGDLGELDLPDRHDRHASTETALVVREALARLPEGQRTALVLVDMHGMPVAEAAVVLGVAEGTVKSRCFRGREALAAMLRPAEGSSDATEPQGAT